From the Ruminiclostridium josui JCM 17888 genome, one window contains:
- a CDS encoding FliH/SctL family protein — protein MSNKIYKNNQVNVGVPFQIKFPVTYQPPVKNIGPKADLEQDEEEEQEQVDYKALGEEIINKAKAEADMIIKEALLEAKDIIKNASVDVENLKQQVSEEARAEGYETGLAQAKQEYEALIKEAQDIKTQAGIDYKKILDSLEEDSVNTILDIAKKVISKELECKQNILLLVKDAFEKCSKDRKAILKLSEHDFDFVNENKDELESMLERSEEIEIKKDLSLKEGGCIIETSFGSIDASVDTKLEKIENDFKDILNESTN, from the coding sequence TTGTCTAATAAGATATATAAAAACAATCAAGTAAATGTTGGGGTTCCGTTTCAAATTAAATTTCCTGTAACATATCAGCCTCCCGTAAAGAATATAGGACCTAAAGCAGATTTGGAGCAGGATGAAGAAGAAGAGCAGGAACAAGTAGATTATAAAGCATTGGGCGAAGAAATTATTAATAAGGCCAAAGCAGAAGCAGATATGATAATAAAGGAAGCCTTGCTTGAAGCTAAGGATATTATAAAAAATGCATCTGTGGATGTAGAAAATCTTAAACAGCAGGTTTCTGAAGAAGCAAGGGCAGAGGGATATGAGACGGGATTGGCTCAAGCCAAACAGGAATATGAAGCACTTATTAAGGAAGCACAAGATATTAAGACCCAAGCTGGTATTGATTATAAGAAGATTTTAGATTCTCTAGAAGAGGATTCGGTAAATACAATTCTTGATATTGCAAAAAAAGTAATTAGCAAAGAACTGGAATGTAAGCAGAATATATTGCTCTTGGTTAAGGATGCTTTTGAAAAGTGTTCAAAAGATAGAAAGGCAATTCTTAAATTAAGCGAGCATGATTTTGATTTTGTTAATGAGAATAAAGATGAATTGGAATCAATGCTTGAAAGATCTGAAGAAATAGAAATTAAAAAAGACCTTTCATTAAAAGAAGGGGGCTGTATCATTGAGACTTCCTTCGGTAGCATAGATGCCAGTG
- the fliG gene encoding flagellar motor switch protein FliG — translation MKSLTKASAKTEYSGREKAAMLLISLGPEKSAEIFKHLKEDEIEQLTLEIANIRAVTPDEKERVLEEFYQICLAQEYIAEGGIGYAKDILEKALGSQKAVDIINKLTVSLQVRPFDFVRKTDPSQLLNFIQGEHPQTIALILAYLKPHQASVVLSALPQDKQADVARRVATMDRTSPDIIKEVERILEKKLSSLVTEDYTAAGGVQSIVDILNTVDRGTEKFIMETLEIEDTDLAEEIKRRMFVFEDILTLDGRSIQRFLREVDNNQLAVALKGATDDVQKLIFANMSKRLSEMIREDLEFMGPVRLKDVEEAQQKIVNIIRKLEDAGEIVISRGGGDEIIV, via the coding sequence GTGAAAAGCTTGACTAAAGCAAGTGCAAAGACAGAATACAGTGGTAGGGAAAAAGCTGCGATGCTGCTGATTTCCCTTGGCCCTGAGAAGTCAGCTGAAATATTCAAGCATTTAAAAGAGGATGAGATAGAGCAGTTAACTTTGGAAATTGCCAACATTAGGGCTGTAACTCCTGATGAAAAGGAAAGAGTCCTTGAGGAGTTCTATCAAATATGTCTTGCACAGGAGTATATTGCCGAAGGTGGTATCGGATATGCAAAAGATATACTTGAGAAGGCTTTAGGCTCTCAAAAGGCTGTAGACATAATAAATAAACTTACAGTATCATTACAGGTTAGGCCTTTTGATTTTGTAAGAAAAACTGATCCGTCACAGTTGCTTAACTTTATTCAGGGGGAACATCCTCAGACAATAGCATTGATATTGGCATATTTAAAACCACATCAGGCTTCTGTAGTACTATCAGCCCTTCCACAGGACAAACAAGCAGATGTTGCGCGTAGAGTAGCTACTATGGACAGAACATCTCCTGACATAATAAAAGAAGTTGAAAGAATTCTTGAAAAAAAGCTTTCTTCTTTGGTTACAGAGGATTATACTGCTGCCGGTGGTGTTCAATCTATTGTTGATATCCTTAACACTGTTGATAGAGGAACAGAAAAATTCATTATGGAAACATTGGAAATCGAAGATACCGATCTTGCAGAAGAAATTAAGAGACGTATGTTCGTATTTGAAGATATTCTTACTCTTGACGGAAGATCAATTCAGAGATTCCTCAGAGAAGTTGATAATAACCAGTTGGCAGTTGCTCTTAAGGGTGCAACAGATGATGTACAGAAGCTTATATTTGCTAATATGTCAAAACGTCTAAGCGAAATGATTAGAGAAGATTTGGAATTTATGGGACCTGTAAGGCTCAAAGATGTTGAAGAAGCACAGCAGAAGATTGTTAATATTATTAGAAAGCTTGAGGATGCAGGCGAGATAGTTATTTCAAGAGGAGGAGGCGACGAAATAATTGTCTAA
- the fliF gene encoding flagellar basal-body MS-ring/collar protein FliF has translation MPEIITRLLKPLLDFWKGLDKSQKTRIFVITGIVVVSVGIGLFLITRPTYTTVIRDASPEDVASMQKILSEKGISYKLTDDKSGIIVNEKDSDEAHFELVSAGYPKNGLTFADALSSIKINTTESDKKHIWQQLDESDIARQLKLFQNIEDADVTIVRPEKTLLIDDSNSKDAKASVVITPKDEISAKQAESIVKIVASSVEGLDPKNVTVVDNKGNVLNTDSDSGIDKTSTQYDMKKKYKNDLEKNLREVLVDQLDSFDTAKVVVNPVLDFDTLTQTSKEFSNPNGADSGAIVSRQETKENLKNGDTGGTPGVNSNPGTTPSYPAGSDDSKSYNKSDVTENFQYNETNKQSEKSLGELIPERSSAAITLLYGNRVPDDSKLNDEMITQVKNLASMATGIPVENIAVSKLKIQTPVVETPSTADTLKNLISNYGLLALLVLMVIAFVIIALPKKSKEKLEPVLAVDDDTAMTPSKFAYNDIRPDPVPEIDTEERSEVKKQIDKFVKQKPDAVAQLLRNWLTDDYE, from the coding sequence TTGCCAGAAATTATAACTCGATTGCTTAAGCCGCTTCTTGACTTCTGGAAGGGATTAGATAAATCTCAAAAAACACGTATTTTTGTTATAACAGGCATTGTGGTAGTCTCTGTTGGGATAGGACTATTTTTAATTACAAGGCCTACTTATACTACAGTTATCCGTGATGCCAGTCCTGAAGATGTAGCTTCGATGCAGAAAATCTTGTCGGAGAAAGGAATTTCCTACAAGCTTACTGATGATAAATCGGGGATTATTGTAAACGAAAAAGACAGTGATGAAGCACATTTTGAATTAGTTTCTGCGGGATATCCTAAAAATGGACTTACTTTCGCTGATGCTCTCAGCAGTATAAAGATAAATACAACTGAAAGTGATAAAAAACACATCTGGCAGCAACTTGATGAATCAGATATAGCCAGACAGTTAAAACTTTTTCAAAATATTGAAGATGCAGATGTAACTATTGTAAGACCTGAAAAGACTCTTTTAATTGATGATAGCAATAGTAAGGATGCAAAGGCATCAGTTGTTATTACTCCTAAAGATGAAATAAGTGCCAAGCAGGCTGAAAGTATAGTAAAAATAGTTGCAAGTAGTGTTGAAGGGTTAGACCCTAAAAATGTAACTGTTGTAGACAATAAAGGAAATGTACTTAATACAGATAGTGATAGTGGGATAGATAAAACCTCTACTCAATATGACATGAAAAAGAAGTACAAAAATGACCTTGAAAAGAATTTAAGAGAAGTATTGGTTGATCAACTAGATAGTTTCGATACAGCAAAAGTAGTTGTAAATCCGGTTCTTGATTTTGATACCTTGACTCAGACCTCAAAGGAATTTTCAAATCCTAATGGTGCAGACTCAGGTGCTATTGTTAGTAGACAAGAGACAAAGGAAAATTTAAAAAACGGGGATACCGGAGGAACACCCGGTGTAAATTCAAACCCCGGCACAACGCCATCTTATCCGGCGGGTTCCGACGATTCTAAATCCTATAACAAATCAGATGTAACTGAGAATTTCCAATACAATGAAACAAATAAACAAAGTGAAAAGTCTTTAGGTGAACTTATTCCAGAAAGGTCTTCTGCTGCCATTACTTTATTATATGGTAACAGAGTTCCTGATGATTCAAAGCTTAATGACGAAATGATTACTCAAGTAAAGAATCTGGCTAGTATGGCAACAGGTATTCCAGTGGAAAACATTGCGGTATCTAAGCTGAAGATTCAAACGCCAGTAGTAGAAACACCTTCTACTGCAGATACATTAAAGAATCTTATTTCCAATTATGGTTTACTTGCATTATTGGTATTGATGGTTATAGCTTTTGTAATAATTGCTTTGCCAAAAAAATCAAAAGAGAAACTGGAGCCTGTTTTGGCAGTTGATGACGATACTGCAATGACTCCTTCAAAATTCGCATACAATGATATTAGACCTGATCCTGTCCCGGAAATTGATACGGAGGAAAGGTCGGAGGTTAAAAAGCAGATTGATAAGTTTGTTAAACAAAAGCCGGATGCTGTTGCACAGTTATTACGGAATTGGTTAACAGATGATTATGAATAG
- the fliE gene encoding flagellar hook-basal body complex protein FliE encodes MAVDKIGEVQRLIPDNYSLKGINDDKNTPEVSFGDYLKSALTKVSDLENQSNKLQEDFALGKTDNIPEVLIAGEKANVALQFTMQIRNKILDAYSEIMRMQI; translated from the coding sequence ATGGCAGTAGACAAGATTGGGGAAGTACAACGATTAATACCTGATAATTATAGTCTTAAAGGAATTAATGACGATAAAAATACACCTGAGGTAAGTTTTGGAGATTACTTGAAATCAGCACTTACAAAGGTGTCAGATCTAGAAAATCAATCTAATAAATTACAAGAAGATTTTGCTTTAGGCAAAACGGATAATATTCCCGAAGTTTTAATTGCTGGAGAAAAAGCTAATGTCGCTCTGCAGTTTACCATGCAAATAAGAAACAAGATTTTAGATGCATATTCTGAAATAATGAGGATGCAGATATAA
- the flgC gene encoding flagellar basal body rod protein FlgC — protein sequence MGIFSALDISASGLTAQRVRMDTISQNIANANTTRTAEGTPYRRREVVFEERSDSNSFSQVLENASNKLNGGNGVRVSSIVEDPTEFKKVYDPGHPDADADGYVNMPNVDIVTEMVNMISATRSYEANVTSINATKSMALKALEIGK from the coding sequence ATGGGTATTTTTAGTGCATTGGATATAAGTGCTTCAGGGCTTACTGCACAAAGAGTACGAATGGATACCATTTCTCAGAATATTGCAAATGCAAATACTACAAGAACTGCTGAAGGTACTCCGTATAGAAGGAGAGAAGTAGTATTTGAAGAACGTTCTGATTCAAATTCATTTTCTCAAGTTTTAGAGAACGCATCAAACAAACTAAATGGTGGTAATGGAGTTAGGGTCAGCAGTATTGTGGAAGATCCTACGGAGTTCAAAAAGGTATACGATCCAGGGCATCCTGATGCTGATGCAGATGGATATGTTAACATGCCAAATGTAGATATTGTTACCGAAATGGTTAATATGATTTCAGCAACAAGATCCTATGAAGCTAATGTTACTTCGATAAATGCTACTAAATCTATGGCGTTGAAAGCGTTGGAGATTGGTAAATAA
- the flgB gene encoding flagellar basal body rod protein FlgB: MIEKLYAKNNLLEKSINASWARNEVISQNLANVDTPNYKRKDVTFEEYLNESLDSKRLEGITTDERHIPIKSKNIDKIKPEITQDNSDTSMRIDGNNVDIDSEMAYLAKNTIQYNSLIQMINNNFSKIKNVISEGRR; encoded by the coding sequence ATGATAGAAAAATTATACGCAAAGAACAATCTACTTGAAAAATCTATAAATGCCTCATGGGCCAGAAACGAGGTTATATCTCAAAACTTGGCTAATGTAGACACTCCGAATTATAAGAGAAAGGATGTTACTTTTGAGGAGTACCTGAATGAATCTCTTGACAGCAAAAGGCTTGAAGGGATTACAACTGATGAAAGGCATATACCTATAAAATCAAAGAATATTGATAAGATTAAGCCCGAAATTACTCAGGACAATTCAGATACCAGCATGCGTATTGATGGAAACAACGTAGATATAGACAGTGAAATGGCTTATCTAGCCAAGAATACCATTCAATATAATTCGCTGATCCAAATGATTAATAATAATTTTAGCAAGATTAAAAACGTAATTTCAGAGGGGAGACGCTGA
- the trmFO gene encoding methylenetetrahydrofolate--tRNA-(uracil(54)-C(5))-methyltransferase (FADH(2)-oxidizing) TrmFO has protein sequence MCKKVNVIGAGLAGCEAAYQIAKRGINVTLYEMKPDKTTPAHHSDNFAELVCSNSLRSDQMENAVGLLKEELRIMDSLIMKAADETRVPAGGALAVDREGFSQYITEEIKKNSNIEIVNREMDTVPDENITIIATGPLTSEPMFNYIKGITGEDYLHFFDAAAPIVTYDSINMDKAFKAARYGKGSEDYINCPMTREEYEIFYDALVNAEAAEVKDFEKNMVFEGCMPIESMAHRGKDTMRFGPLKPVGLIDERTNIKPYAVVQLRQDNKNATLYNIVGFQTHLKWPEQKRVFRLIPGLENAEFVRYGVMHRNTYINSPKLLDNTYRLKSNENLYFAGQITGVEGYIESTSSGFVAGINAAAQCLGKERIIFPANTAIGALSNYISDVSVKNFQPMNVNFGIFNGIDDIIVSIRDKKKRNMEIAKNSVNFVKKVEL, from the coding sequence ATGTGTAAGAAAGTAAATGTAATAGGAGCAGGACTTGCAGGATGTGAGGCGGCGTATCAGATAGCCAAAAGGGGTATTAATGTAACTCTTTATGAGATGAAGCCGGATAAAACTACTCCTGCTCACCATTCTGATAATTTTGCAGAGCTGGTGTGCAGTAACTCACTTCGGTCTGACCAAATGGAAAATGCAGTGGGCTTATTGAAAGAGGAACTTAGGATTATGGATTCTTTGATAATGAAAGCTGCTGACGAGACCAGAGTACCTGCTGGAGGAGCACTTGCTGTAGATAGAGAAGGATTTTCACAATATATAACTGAGGAAATAAAGAAGAATAGTAATATTGAAATAGTTAATAGAGAAATGGATACAGTACCTGATGAAAATATAACTATCATTGCAACAGGGCCTCTTACATCAGAACCAATGTTTAATTATATAAAAGGTATTACTGGTGAAGACTATCTTCACTTTTTTGACGCGGCAGCACCTATAGTTACTTATGATTCTATAAACATGGACAAGGCATTTAAAGCTGCAAGGTACGGAAAGGGCTCTGAAGATTATATAAATTGCCCAATGACCCGGGAAGAGTATGAAATCTTTTATGACGCCCTAGTAAATGCTGAAGCAGCTGAAGTAAAAGACTTTGAGAAGAATATGGTTTTTGAAGGCTGTATGCCTATAGAAAGTATGGCGCATAGGGGAAAAGATACTATGAGGTTCGGGCCTCTGAAACCGGTAGGGCTAATTGATGAAAGAACCAATATAAAGCCCTACGCTGTAGTACAGCTTAGACAGGACAATAAAAATGCAACTCTGTACAATATAGTTGGTTTTCAAACTCATTTAAAATGGCCTGAGCAGAAAAGGGTCTTCAGACTGATACCAGGACTGGAAAATGCAGAGTTTGTCAGATATGGAGTAATGCATAGAAATACCTATATCAACTCTCCTAAGCTTCTTGATAACACATATAGATTAAAGAGTAATGAAAATTTGTACTTTGCAGGGCAAATAACCGGAGTTGAAGGATATATAGAATCAACTTCATCAGGATTTGTAGCAGGAATAAATGCAGCTGCACAGTGTTTGGGAAAAGAAAGAATTATATTTCCGGCCAATACTGCAATTGGAGCATTAAGTAATTATATTTCTGATGTTAGTGTAAAAAATTTCCAACCGATGAATGTTAATTTTGGAATATTTAATGGAATAGATGATATAATTGTTTCTATAAGAGATAAGAAAAAACGTAATATGGAAATTGCAAAAAATTCTGTTAATTTTGTCAAAAAAGTAGAACTTTAA